One segment of Brassica napus cultivar Da-Ae chromosome C3, Da-Ae, whole genome shotgun sequence DNA contains the following:
- the LOC111213634 gene encoding uncharacterized protein LOC111213634 isoform X1, with protein MSLLLGHSPKLFIRKPVLVRASAGGSSSPLQTPPCFVDGAKYCGPDHVELRFSYTSTDYPKLIKKAPVELVYNDINDPIIPWPAEQFEEGDKVSDAEVTTIGSSHGWVASLMHGVGILRLHDDLNPVASDANPKCISLPPPVSLPRCQTQFVTNVSLSSLSPEEEDCVVAVKFMGPQLSYCRPSAQGNSKWFNIRIANPCFFSSRLMFSKKHNMFRIPGAGGQLIASWDLCKDEHTPKFQELRYHFLPEPTEAEREVMDTCLTTEHLVESQSTGETFLVKCFRQTVDGIAVLQTKGVMVFRVAPKGNAVYTQDIGDLTIFISKAEAFCVRASSFPGVSPNHVYILDVMEISFFKLADSSITTLTERIMAPYFFPPQNIEY; from the coding sequence ATGTCTCTCCTTCTCGGCCACTCCCCGAAGCTCTTCATTCGAAAACCGGTGTTGGTAAGAGCCTCTGCTGGCGGCTCATCTTCCCCGCTGCAAACCCCTCCTTGTTTCGTTGATGGCGCGAAATATTGTGGGCCGGATCATGTAGAGCTCCGTTTTTCATATACTTCTACAGATTATCCTAAACTGATAAAAAAGGCGCCTGTCGAGTTGGTGTATAACGATATTAATGATCCGATCATCCCATGGCCGGCTGAACAATTTGAAGAAGGCGATAAGGTTAGTGATGCAGAGGTAACAACAATCGGGTCCTCTCATGGCTGGGTAGCCTCTTTGATGCATGGCGTTGGCATTTTGCGTCTTCATGATGATCTAAACCCGGTTGCATCTGATGCAAATCCAAAATGCATCTCGCTGCCTCCTCCTGTATCTTTGCCTCGTTGCCAAACCCAATTCGTCACCAACGTGTCCTTGTCCTCACTATCTCCAGAGGAGGAAGATTGTGTCGTGGCTGTTAAGTTCATGGGACCCCAACTCAGCTACTGCCGACCCTCTGCTCAAGGCAACTCCAAGTGGTTCAACATCAGGATCGCAAACCCTTGCTTCTTCTCCTCCCGTCTCATGTTTTCCAAGAAACATAACATGTTTCGCATACCTGGAGCTGGAGGCCAACTCATTGCATCATGGGATCTCTGCAAAGACGAGCACACACCCAAGTTTCAGGAGTTGCGATATCATTTCCTTCCAGAGCCGACCGAAGCAGAACGTGAGGTTATGGATACCTGTCTCACGACCGAACACTTGGTGGAATCACAATCCACAGGTGAAACCTTTTTGGTCAAGTGTTTCAGACAGACTGTGGACGGTATTGCCGTATTGCAAACAAAAGGTGTAATGGTGTTCAGGGTAGCCCCCAAGGGAAATGCAGTGTACACTCAAGACATTGGAGATCTCACCATTTTCATCTCAAAGGCTGAAGCATTCTGTGTCCGTGCTAGCTCTTTTCCTGGCGTGAGCCCTAACCATGTCTATATCTTGGATGTCATGGAGATTTCATTTTTCAAGCTTGCTGATTCTTCCATCACAACTCTTACTGAAAGAATCATGGCCCCTTACTTTTTTCCACCtcaaaatatagaatattaA